The Pelagibacterium nitratireducens genome segment TGCCCACGTTCCATTCTACGGCAAACCGGTGTCCATCCTTGAGATAGCGCAGGCCCTTTCGGTGTAGCTGAATGCAAGGGCCTGCAGCGCTAGTGAAGCACCGAGTTGCTCGACGGTGCTAGATAGCCCTTTCCGCTTTGTACGCTCGGGCACTTGGGGCAAGGCCAGAGAGCTATAGCCATTGGCTATAGCTCTCTGGTGCCACGCGAGGTCGCCCGCTTGCTCAACACGACGACCACTCTCAAGCATCAGACCGCGCTGTCGGTGGCCTATGGTGCGGGATTGCGCGTCGGCGAAGTTGCGCTGCTCAAGGTGCGCGATATCGACAGCGAGCGATCCGGGTCGAGCGGGGCAAAGGCGGACGATAACGCAATGCCATGCTCTCGCCCGATCTGCTTACCCTATTGCGCCAGTGGGCACTGTTCCAGCGCCTGTTCCTGACCCGGCTGCTCGAACTCCATGGTGCCGGAAAGCTCGTCTTCTTCGGCAAAGCTGGCGAGTCTCAGCGACCGGCGTGTCTTTCTGCGCCACCTTGCGCCCGTCCGAAGGAAGCGTTGGGTTGTTTATGCCAAGGCGCCCTTCGCCGGACCTGAAGCCGTTCTCGCCTATCTCTCGCGCTACACCCTCCGCGTAGCGATCTCGAACAGCCGCCTTATTGCCTTCGACCAGACCAGCGTCACCTTCCGATACAAGAATTACCGCTGCTCCGGCGCCGACCGGCAGCAGGTGATGACCATTGCCGCAGACGAGTTCATCAGCCCGCCGCCCACATACATGAGCGACAGGAGGATTGTGGGAATCCAGTAGACCCACTTGATGTTCATGGCTTGGCCTTACTTCAGGTTTGCGACGAAAACGTCGCGCAGGTCCTTTGGGGGACGGCCTGCGAGCTTCTCGACATCACCAGTTACCACGTCGAATGCTCCAGATGCGAAATCCTGCTGGATGCCGACAACCGCATTGATGACGAAGTCGGGCAGACCCATCTGCGCCATGCCAGTTTGCAGGGCCTCAACGGGAACCACGGCAAAGCCGATCTGGGTGCCGAGAACCTCCGAAGCCAGTGCCGCGCGTTCGGCGCCGGTGTAGCTCTTGGCACCGGTGGCATTGTAGATTGCTCCGGAATGACCTTCGGTCAGAACGATGCCGGCAGCGGCAGCAGCGACGTCTTCGCGGCTCACGAAAGCCACCTTGTTTTCGGCAAAACCAGTCAGGGCGCCAGACGATGCCGATTGCTTCACTTCATCGGCGAGGGCTTCCGCATAATAGTTCATGCGCAGGATCGTCCACTGCGGTGCGGACTTAATAAGCGCCTGCTCGCCCCGCCAGTAGCTTGCGCCGATGGCGGGCTCTGCCTGCTCGCGGGTACCGGCAGCCGAAAGGAGGACGATGTGCTTTACACCGGCAGCAACGGCAGCGGCGATCGCGGTTTCGTTCTGTGAGCCGCGCATGCCGGGACGCAGGTCGCCTGTAGGAATGAGGATGACTTTGTCGAGCCCGGCATAGGCTGTCGCCAGGGTCTCTGGCTTGTCGTAGTCGCCTTCGCGGCCTTCGACGCCGTCCGAGCTT includes the following:
- a CDS encoding SDR family oxidoreductase; this translates as MNIGVSGASGNLGKAIVRELQARNQGHKIVAISRTPKSSDGVEGREGDYDKPETLATAYAGLDKVILIPTGDLRPGMRGSQNETAIAAAVAAGVKHIVLLSAAGTREQAEPAIGASYWRGEQALIKSAPQWTILRMNYYAEALADEVKQSASSGALTGFAENKVAFVSREDVAAAAAGIVLTEGHSGAIYNATGAKSYTGAERAALASEVLGTQIGFAVVPVEALQTGMAQMGLPDFVINAVVGIQQDFASGAFDVVTGDVEKLAGRPPKDLRDVFVANLK